The Leishmania mexicana MHOM/GT/2001/U1103 complete genome, chromosome 25 genome contains the following window.
TGATGAAccaagaggggaggggtgcgcagGAGCGGGTAGCACTGCTGTCGACAGCGCCGGTGCTCCCGTGGCTGACGCCCCTCCGTCAAGAGACATTGCACCCCTAGTCATCGCAACAACTGGGGTTGGCCGCAAAGGTGGGGCGGACGCGGATGCAAGCGCCTCTGCGCGCTTGTCTCCCTGGCGTTCCTTGGGGtgcagaagcagcggtgcaacggcgacagcagcggcctcTCGCACGTGCGTCGCAGGCGGCAATGatggtggcgctggtgcctCCTCGGCAGTAATGGCGACCACTGTTGCCTTACCAACCACATCGTCCTCAGTACATGCGCGCTCTTCCTgcccctgctgctgtcgcgccCGCGTGGATGACTGAAACCCCTTGCCTTCAGGGGCAGCAACCTCATCACTCTCGTCCTCGGCGGTCTGGAAGACCATGTCCGGCCGGCCACTCGACAGTAGCTCCCTTGagctgcgacggcgctcGGTTGGCAACAGCCTCGCCTGCGTAGAGGAGATCCCCATAGTGTGGATGCTGGCCAGTGCATCAGCTGCGGTGAgtgaaggcgctgctgtgcttgCTTTCACGTTGGGTGTGTGAGCGTGAGTAGACGCGGAGAAAGAACAGCTGGGGTGCTGGGGTGCCGCTCGCGGCTGGGGCACGTCattggcagcagcacccgccaTGGAGGTCAGCCCCGCGTCGAGTGCGGCAGTGGGGGACGGAAACGGGCCCCACGCAGGGAAACCCTCTTGATGCGACTGGCTCCCGGATGCGTGCAGCGGGGACGTGTGGGAGGCCTCCGTGTCCAGCTCTCGGGTGCGTCGACGATGTCCACTACCGCGCAGTCGTCCGCATCTCTCAGAGCCCTCGCGTGCATCGCTATCCCCGCTCACGCTCCCATCGTTTTGCGTCTCGTCCCTCTCGGCGATCGCCCCATTTCGGTGAGCAGAGCTGTGGTGTGGACGGCGTTGGCTGCCCCAGCCACCACCCGCATCACCGCAAGTCGCCGCCCCCTCGATCTTGTCGCTGTTGCTGTCAATAGTCCCACTCAGGCCCCCACTGTGGCGAAGCTGCTCCTCCGGGGCGATGCGCAACAGACTTGGCGGTTCCTCCGGCGACTCGCGAAGGAAGGATGCCGAGGCAGAGGGCGGCGCATGGGGAGAGCCGCTGGGGGCATTTGAATGCTCTTCGCTACGCCTCACACCCGCATCTGCAGAGGCATgcgatggaggcggcggtggctccGTCCACGTTGCGGGCAAACACTCACCCGAGAGTGCAGAAGGCTGTTCAACGTTTGGTGACGTCTCCGCCCGTCCGTCCATAGGGGCGCCATTGTCACAGTGCAGCGAGTGTGATGCGCTGGCACCACTACCTTCACTCTCGTCGCCTTCCGTGACGCACTtcgcaccgccggcatcgaCAACCCTCTCGTCtactgccgcggctgcactTGCCGGTAGTGTTCCTGGTgcggcgggaggcgcagAACCCTCTTCGGCGGCATCACCGACCGAAGGCGTAGGCACCTCCTCTGGAGCCACCAGGGAGGGTGCAGACGACTGTGGAGCAGTGGGCGACGGGGACAACGGGTCCCCGTGCATTGGTACGTCGGTGTTTATGGTACTACCGAGAGGGTCAGCAGCAGAAGCCGGCACCGCAACCACTTCAGCTAATGCAGCAGTAGAAAGAAGGGGTAGAGCCCCCTCAGGCTGCGTGGGAGCCGGGCTCGCCAATGGTACTGCGAATTCACCGGGGCTGTTCTTGCGTGTCGCAGCTggtgacgacgacaacaCACGGGACCGCTTCGTCAGGCTCGGCGCCAgcgatgctgcgctgcctctctctgcgcactcttctcttttcccctcctcgccccgTCGAGTCGTCGTGCTCTGCGAGAACatcgagaagctgctgctggcgatggAGCTGCTCGGCGACGCGGAGTCTGGCGACAATGCAGCCGAGTTCGGTGCTCTATTGTCATCCTCGCCGTCACTCGACTGAAGCGGGCTCGTGGCTGTGTTGACCGACGCAGTCGAGGCTTTCGCGACGCTGCTCGCCGTGGGCGGTGTCGCAGACTCGTCCATGCTGGTGTGTggtcgcagctgcggctcccCACCTCTGCTCCCCTTTGCCTCCATGACGCACGTCGTCTTGGAGCAAAAACGCGCGACGTTCGCACGCTCTTCAATGCAGCAGTTGATCAGTCGCGGGGtttggggagagggagagggagagggggggctTGCGTGTGCCagggaaaggagaggaaCATGCCCGTGATGGTGGTGCCCGGATAGACGGAGaaccatacacacacacacaatcgCGCCTCAGGTCCAAAGGGAAGGCCACCCTTTCTACTCGACGGATAGGCGGCGGTGTTTTTTGCCCTTTTTtctgggtgcgtgtgtgcgtgcgtgtgcgtgtgcggctaTGCGTGAGtttggggagaggggcgggttGAACGGTGTGTTTCCATGCACACATGcgggtatgtgtgtgtgtgtgtgtatgtgtgggtgtggatGTCTTTCCAGTctaacgaaaaaaaaggaaaataGAAATGTACGAGTCGCTGGCCACCGAATCCGCGCAGATCTCTGAGTACTtcaccaccagcgccaaCACCAGCACTCTCTCTTACAGTGGATTGTCCTCTGCCGTGTCTGCTGTCtgtgactgtgtgtgtgtgtgtgtgtgtgtgtgtggtgtgtgccTGCAAGTGATGGATCGTGTGGGTGTCAGGTGCGACTGGAAACGCAAAGGCAACACACCACCGCAACCACCCAGGCAAGTCTGGCTCTAGACGAATCCGCTTCACCGACGAAAAGAatcacacacgcagcgctcTAAACTGCAGTCCGCGACAGTGTGCCAGTGTGTTGAGAAGGCCAATGTGCGGCCCACGAAAGTAAGGAGGAGCACCACACCACAGCCAAAACCTCGCATAGAACGGGCAAGGTGCAGCTCTGAGAAGGGCAAAAACGCACGACGGGTGTCCGGAACAAGTGCATACACGCATGCGAAGAGCAACaaggtgtgtgggggtgagggggagagagggggagcacAAGTTGAAGGAGAGGTTTAATGCAGCTCTGCGATGGGATATCCAAGATAGgtgggaggagagaagcgaaGGTGCACCGCAGAGAGtatgcagcgccgcggcaatGGGAGAATAACTTCAAGTGGCatggggaggggaagaagggggaggggggcacctcccctctcccacgcGCACTCCGTGGAAGCCAttgcacacacaacacgagGACTAGCCGTCATAACTTGTCCGATTGAGGCGTCACCAGCACacggaggaaaaaaaggacagCGCACAAGTACGCAAAGTGAACGTACACGCCGACACACATAcgcgtatatatatatatatcatgtacatgtatgtgtgtacgtgtatgtgCTATCGAGAAAGCGTGTGCGGCAGCATCCAACGTATacctgcacacacgcgcaaccGAAAGAAAAGAGCACCAAAAGCCacagagagtgagagagcgagcaagATGCTGAAGTGGTCCACACGCCCCACGGCTGcactcgcgtgcgtgcgtgcgcctgtgagtgtgtgtgtctgtgtcgccGTATATCAGTGCGGCGTCCGCCCTGGGCTTGAGGTGCATCCATGACGTTCGCCGAGCGCTCAACTCCACCACGCTCGTCTACTAAAAAGGGGGCAACAAAGATAACACGGAAAGCAGTATCACCGCATCCCTGTTGATGGGCAAATACCCGACGCTCACCTTTCCGTGTCTCTCTCACCTCAGCGCGCAACACTTCCTTGGCAAAACAGGCCCGCAACAGCACGCACATACGACTTAGCGAGCGTCCACGTCGCGTCTGCGCTCTCTCACGCTGTCACCATTCTTTCTCCGTGCGGCTGTGTTCAAGAAaatgcaaaaaaaaagaaaaaatcgttttcgtttttttttccccttttgtGTTGTGGCAGTGTGTCCATATTCGAACAGGTCAACCAGCATACACACGTCCCTTGCACCACCACAGCTCACCCACCTCTGCGGCACGACGGCTACGCCAAGGACATCGGGTCAAACGAACATCCCTTGGTGTCGTTCCTccgccaccccacacacacactgcgATGTCGCTGCGTGCAGCGCAGGCTGGGTCCGGGATTACGCTCAATATCGCCACAACGCACCTAAAGCAGAAGACTGGAGGTGGATGCGAACATTCGTTGAAGCGTCGACCCAATACGCGGTGAACTGCCCCAAGCGTGGGGGTCATGGGCGCGGGTCTCTTCGGCACAGCACCAGCCCAGACCTGTCCGCCGACACGaagcgtgtgggtgtgcgagACCCCGATACCATGGCGCGGTGGCCGGCATCCTCAGGGCCGAAACGTCTCGGGTGCGCAAAAAGatgaaaaaaagggaaagcaCAGAAGACAAGGGGTCGGTACAGGGTAAGACAACACCGCACATCTCAGCGATAACAGAACGCGGCATGACCGCGAAAAGGCGCagggagcgagaggaggaagtAGTCCTTGAATACAAAATACGCAGGAAAGGCTGCATGATGAATAATATCGCAAGTGAGTACGCCATCTGGCtgatgtctgtgtgtgtgtgtgtgtgtgtgtgcgcatgtctgtgtgtgtgtgtgtgtgtgcgcatgtctgtgtgtgtgtgtgtgtgtgtgctggtggtAGACAACGGACTTGAGGAGGATAGTCAACCGATTCGATACGTTTCACAGCGACACACCATGACGTGGCGTGCAGACAAGCAGCACACGGAACCGTAACCCGGAGTATGacgagaaaaggaagagggggaaaaCATCATAACGGAAAAAAATGACGGCCACGAGCACTCTCTGCATGTCTGCagacacgtgtgtgcgtgcgcctaACCAGCCGCATAGTAGGGTGCGTGGGcaagaaagggggagggggaggagggggtggagggggtggtgtCAGCGCCGGTTTCAACCACACGAAAGGAGTTTCCGCACCAACACGCCACAGTCACTGGCGGTTTTAGCCCACGCGCACGATGGagtgaagaaaaaaaagaagaaaggggaagaggaggaaaggtgcgcctcccccccccgtgcaGTCGAGGTGTCACCGCAAGGGAGGCAGCAAAGGGTAAGGGGAGGAACGAAAagtcgcagcggcgagcTCTCGCCTACTTCAGAGGGACGAAGGTGTGAAAAGCGCGTGTCGCACAACACCCTGCTTCTGTCGTCGCCCTCCCTCTGGGTGCCCGCCAGTGCGCACCGGCTACGTTCTCGggctcctctcttctcctccccgGCGtcatctcccccctcccccctgtagaaaaacaaaaaaacaacagAAGAGCAAAACGGAGGTGAAGCGCAGCCCGCACTCAAGCACGCACTGGCACGCCCCCATATTGTACGCTAGCAACaaggcaggaggaggagaaaagggTAAAGCACAAACCTCTCGCAACAGTCCCACGCAGCAACGCGAGTGGACACACAACAGGCGTGCATGGGTGTGCGcgaaggccgccgccgccgcccaccccaccccccgcttCCCACCCTCTCGCACACCACTGAAGGGGCGGGAGCAAAGGTGAATGACCCGTACAGAGTGCGGTGGAGGGAGGATGGAGGCGCACCCTCTGCTTGCGCACTCCTTATGGCTTGACGATGGGCCCCTTGAGAGCAAAGTGAATCGCCTTCGGCTCCGTGTACATGTCAACGACTTCCTTGCCGAGCTCTCGGCCAATGCCGCTCTGCTTGAAGCCGCCAAACGGCATCGAGACGCAGAAGTCGTTCCAGGTGTTCACCCACACCGTGCCGGCGTCGAGGTACGTCGAATAGCGGAGTGCCGTGTCCATGCTGCGCGTGCAGATGCCAGCAGCGAGCCCGTAGACACTGTTGTTCGCCCGCTTCACAACCTCATCCATGTCCTTGAACTTCATCACGCACGTTACGGGGCCAAAGATCTCCTCCTTGTAGATCCGCATGTCCTCCTTCACGTCCGCAAATATGGTCGGCTGCACGAAATAGCCCTTGTCGCCGATCCGCTTGCCGCCAGTCACCACCGTCGCGCCAGCCCTCACACCGTCCTCGATGTACGTGAGCACCCGCTCGTGCTGCTTCTTCGACACCAATGGGCCCATATTGTTCGCCGTGTCGTTGCCCGGTCCCACcctgcgcgcctccgcgtTCTTGCGCAGACGCGACACGAACTCGTCGTACACGGACTCGTGCGCGTAAATGCGCGACGACGCTGTGCACACCTGACCCGTGTTGAAGTAGACACCGGTCgtcgccacctgcgccgcctcctccaagTCGGCGTCCTCGCACACGATCAGCGCAGACTTGCCGCCAAGCTCCAGAGACACCTTCTTCAGGTTGGTTTCCGCCGCCATCTGCATCACCTGGTGGCCAACAGCGGTCGAGCCCGTAAAGGCAACCTTGTCCACGTTCATGTGGCGCGCAAGATCCGCACCTGCGGTCGGGCCGAAGCCCGGCAAGATGTTCAGCACGCCTTCCGGGTAGCCGGCCTCCATCGCCATCTCgccaaggcgcagcgcactcAGCGGCGTCTGCTCCGCGGGCTTCAGCACAACTGTGTTGCCCAAGGCAAGCGCCGGGCTGAGCTTGAACGCAGCCATCAGAAGCGGAAAGTTCCACGGGATGATCTGGCCGCACACGCCGATCGGCTGGCGCTTCACAATGCCGAGGAAGTTGCCggagcgcggcggcacggtGCCGTTCACCTTGTCCGCGATTCCGGCGCAGTACCGGAAGCACTCCACCGAAAGTGCCACGTCCACGTTCAGCGCCACCTCGTACGGCTTGCCATTGTCCAGGCTCTCCAGCGCAGCCATCTCCTTGCTGTTCTTCTCCAGGATGTCCGCCAGGCGCAGCATCAGATTGCGGCGCCAGTGGCAGTCGGTCAAGCGGAAGGACTCGAAGGCGCGCCGGGCAGCCTTCACGGCAAGGTCCACATCTGCCTTTTCGGCCTCCGCCACGTTCGCGATCACCTTTTCATCCGCCGGGTTCACAACCTCGAACGTCTTACCGGACACTGCCGACACGAACTTGCCGTTGATCAACAGCTTGTCCTGGATGTGCGTGACCTTGGGGGCCATCTCCAGGCAGGTGAGGGTGGCGCGCAGCATTGTTGGAGGCGACGCGTGccggtggggggggggggagtgacGACTGGGcaaggggaagagagagggagagggagagggagagacgggaGTAGATGCACGTgttgtgcgtgtacgtgtgcgtatATGTCTTGCCGATGCTACGCTCTCTTTTGGTGTTCGTTTTTAAAGGGCCTCGGGTGAGAGACGGACCCGAGATAAGCCgatgcagaggcggcggtgcgaaGTGCGGTCGATGGAGGCAGCGAAACAGCGTGCGTAGGCGCCACCATGAGAGAGTGGGGACCACGTGATGTACAGAGGAGGATGGTAGGGAAGCCGGGAgggagtgtgtgtggcgaTGTTGAGGAGCGAGCCAGGTTGTGCGCGCCGAGAAGGAAGAGTTGTGTGCGCATTGGATGCAAGGCATATAACAGATGAAGAGGGATGGCGCGgagc
Protein-coding sequences here:
- a CDS encoding aldehyde dehydrogenase, mitochondrial precursor, whose translation is MLRATLTCLEMAPKVTHIQDKLLINGKFVSAVSGKTFEVVNPADEKVIANVAEAEKADVDLAVKAARRAFESFRLTDCHWRRNLMLRLADILEKNSKEMAALESLDNGKPYEVALNVDVALSVECFRYCAGIADKVNGTVPPRSGNFLGIVKRQPIGVCGQIIPWNFPLLMAAFKLSPALALGNTVVLKPAEQTPLSALRLGEMAMEAGYPEGVLNILPGFGPTAGADLARHMNVDKVAFTGSTAVGHQVMQMAAETNLKKVSLELGGKSALIVCEDADLEEAAQVATTGVYFNTGQVCTASSRIYAHESVYDEFVSRLRKNAEARRVGPGNDTANNMGPLVSKKQHERVLTYIEDGVRAGATVVTGGKRIGDKGYFVQPTIFADVKEDMRIYKEEIFGPVTCVMKFKDMDEVVKRANNSVYGLAAGICTRSMDTALRYSTYLDAGTVWVNTWNDFCVSMPFGGFKQSGIGRELGKEVVDMYTEPKAIHFALKGPIVKP